The following is a genomic window from Mycobacterium parmense.
TGCGCGGGCAAGTACAGCACCCGGGTCACCGGATCCCATCCGGCCTCGTCAAGCAGTCCTTGGTCCAGCGCCCTGGCCAGGTGCGTGGCCGCGCCACTCAGGGCGGCCCCGTCCAACACATGCGCGAACTTGCAGGATTCCTCATCGCCCGGGATCGTCCTGGCCGACGTCACGGCGGTCACCGGCTCGCTCCGGTCTGTTCGCGGGGGCTGGGCACCGCGTCCACCGCGGCCCGCAGTCGAGATGCGTCCGGATGCAGGTAGATCTGGGACGAGGAGACAGCCGCGTGTCCGAGCAAATCAGCGACCACGTCGATACCGGCCCCGGCGTCGACGACGTTGCTGCCGTAGGCGTGTCGCAGCTGGTGCGGGCGGACCGGGGTGTCCAATCCGGCCCGGCGGGAGACCGCTGCCATCAGCTCGCCGATCGCGTCGGGCCGCATCGGCGCGCCGACGCGGCCGCGGAACAGGTTGACGAACACGAAATCACTACCCGCCGCGGCCGGAACTCGCATGCGCTCGAACTCGTAGACGTCGAATGCTTGCACGACAAGGAAATCCAGCGGCACCACCCGCTGTCGGCGCGATTTGGCCCACGCCCCGTTCGGGTTGTCGTCTCGGCGCACCACATGCAGATGCGCCCGAGCGACCTCGCATCCCAACCGGCGCGAATCCACCAGCAGGTGCACATCACTGCGCCGCAGCCCGCACAC
Proteins encoded in this region:
- a CDS encoding tyrosine-type recombinase/integrase, whose protein sequence is MPDRWPAGVDDVASGVVLAGPGAAPARGPSRINGVLTAVRGMVVHAVATGNGSAGLVSMLYEVADDRDLPAEARNDDGHLAWRMRARHRLREPETTIDRASDEQIVALLRACRSTRDKLIVLLMARGGLRRGEVCGLRRSDVHLLVDSRRLGCEVARAHLHVVRRDDNPNGAWAKSRRQRVVPLDFLVVQAFDVYEFERMRVPAAAGSDFVFVNLFRGRVGAPMRPDAIGELMAAVSRRAGLDTPVRPHQLRHAYGSNVVDAGAGIDVVADLLGHAAVSSSQIYLHPDASRLRAAVDAVPSPREQTGASR